In Clostridium swellfunianum, a genomic segment contains:
- a CDS encoding alginate lyase family protein, protein MIFWAQNINETAEYCKANFADLVEETIKQADNICDNIFIFSDHWEMERTHKKVKFNDAVDWNHIPEDDPEWLYAMNRHTSFVNLGKAYAYTKNDKYADCFVRLMVDWINNAPLTKESITTTWRSLEAGLRCEFWLRALQLFKNSGIITKTLRNRIDNSLKEHGEYLVKTHNDFHRLSNWGVLQDHGLFLLGLYFDNEHWCSLALDRLEENLHLQVMHDGTHWEQSPMYHCEVLHCVIDVLTIAEQNGLKIRLSFRNKVHNMCIALAKWLKPDGRLVCQSDSDDLDARDIIAQGALIFRDGYLKYIAGEELFIENLWDFGIDGVALYKTIEPLHPKIASTALTDSGNYMLRSGSDADATFLHFHCGCLGSGHGHGDLLHIDISANGEDVLIDSGRYTYVNTELRRNLKEPAAHNTTRVDDTNFSVCKDSWGYSKLALPLKGEHRFTDAADYVSGGHLGYIDKGIFTQRKIVFIKPDIFIVFDQFFSEGQHAYRQNFHFAEGALIDDKNIVYWKGKNTSASLHFLDDVEMSIYDAPYSRLYNLLEHGKAILAEKTGSGFASFITVISMDSKPVSVEKATVSSMRYGYIFSDEKAQAVVITKDGKEATVIVCHSEVISEVDLLCANGKSGYGKVIVFTQDNPEGLCLAW, encoded by the coding sequence ATGATTTTTTGGGCACAGAATATCAATGAAACTGCTGAATACTGTAAAGCGAATTTTGCAGACTTAGTTGAAGAAACAATTAAACAGGCAGATAATATCTGCGATAATATATTTATATTTTCGGACCATTGGGAGATGGAGCGTACACATAAAAAGGTTAAATTCAATGATGCGGTGGATTGGAATCACATACCGGAGGATGACCCTGAATGGCTTTATGCAATGAACAGACATACCTCTTTTGTAAATCTTGGGAAAGCCTATGCTTACACAAAAAATGATAAGTATGCAGATTGCTTTGTAAGGCTAATGGTTGACTGGATAAACAATGCACCTCTCACAAAGGAAAGCATCACTACTACATGGCGTTCCCTGGAAGCAGGGCTGCGCTGTGAATTCTGGCTTCGTGCTCTGCAGTTGTTTAAGAACAGCGGCATTATTACAAAAACGCTGCGTAATAGAATTGATAATAGTCTTAAGGAACATGGAGAATATCTTGTAAAAACCCATAATGATTTTCATAGGCTTAGCAACTGGGGTGTATTGCAGGATCATGGACTGTTTTTGTTAGGCTTGTATTTTGACAATGAACATTGGTGCTCCCTTGCGTTAGATAGGCTTGAGGAAAATTTGCATTTGCAGGTTATGCATGATGGCACTCACTGGGAACAAAGTCCTATGTATCACTGTGAGGTTTTACACTGTGTAATAGATGTTTTAACAATTGCAGAGCAAAATGGGCTAAAAATACGGTTATCCTTTAGAAATAAGGTTCACAACATGTGCATAGCTCTTGCCAAATGGTTGAAACCCGACGGAAGGCTTGTATGCCAGTCCGACAGCGACGATTTAGATGCCCGGGACATTATTGCTCAGGGGGCGCTGATTTTCAGAGACGGATATTTAAAATATATTGCTGGAGAAGAGCTTTTTATAGAGAATTTGTGGGATTTTGGGATAGATGGAGTGGCTCTATACAAAACTATTGAGCCACTCCATCCTAAAATAGCAAGTACTGCATTAACCGACAGCGGTAATTACATGCTACGGAGTGGCAGTGATGCAGATGCTACTTTTTTACATTTTCATTGTGGCTGCCTTGGAAGTGGTCACGGTCATGGAGATTTATTACACATTGATATATCTGCAAATGGTGAAGATGTGCTTATCGACAGTGGAAGATATACTTATGTAAATACAGAACTGCGACGTAATCTAAAAGAACCAGCAGCACATAATACAACCAGGGTTGATGATACCAACTTTAGCGTATGTAAAGATAGCTGGGGCTATTCTAAGTTAGCTTTACCTTTAAAGGGAGAACATCGGTTTACTGACGCTGCTGATTATGTAAGTGGAGGGCATCTTGGGTATATTGATAAGGGGATTTTCACCCAACGAAAAATAGTATTTATTAAGCCTGATATTTTTATAGTTTTTGATCAATTTTTCTCAGAAGGTCAACATGCTTATAGGCAGAACTTTCATTTTGCAGAAGGAGCACTGATAGATGATAAAAATATTGTTTACTGGAAGGGGAAAAATACATCCGCAAGTTTACATTTCCTTGATGATGTAGAAATGTCAATATATGATGCGCCATACTCCAGGTTGTATAATTTGCTTGAGCATGGAAAAGCTATATTGGCAGAAAAAACTGGTAGTGGATTTGCTAGTTTTATAACTGTGATTTCTATGGACAGTAAACCTGTTAGCGTGGAAAAAGCAACAGTAAGTTCCATGCGCTATGGATATATATTTTCAGATGAGAAAGCACAGGCTGTTGTTATAACTAAGGATGGCAAGGAGGCTACTGTTATTGTGTGCCATAGCGAGGTTATATCTGAAGTTGATTTACTATGTGCAAATGGAAAAAGCGGATACGGGAAGGTTATTGTGTTTACGCAGGATAATCCAGAGGGCCTTTGCCTTGCATGGTAA
- the pdhA gene encoding pyruvate dehydrogenase (acetyl-transferring) E1 component subunit alpha encodes MLPEIYNPLEGKMFSILDKDGNILDESLVPQIENEKLIEMYKTMLLTRCADNKALQLQRQGRMLTYAPNTGQEAAQVGSAAAIEERDWLVPAFRELGAWLYKGMSLEKVYLYWFGNEFGSKLPENVKMLPIAVPIATQFNHAVGLAMAAKIRGLDEVSIAYIGDGGTSEGDFHEALNFAGVFNSPVVFIVQNNQYAISVSRTIQTKSKTIAQKATAYGIPGIQVDGNDILAVHAATKEAVDRARRGEGPTLIEALTYRLGAHTTSDDPTRYREDSEVEEWKEKDPMKRFKKYLIDRGLWSEEKDKAQIEEFEKYALEVFKKVEASGDTELEDIFKYHYSDMPKHLVEQYEEYKAYLEVKGGN; translated from the coding sequence ATGCTGCCAGAAATATATAATCCACTGGAAGGAAAGATGTTTTCAATTTTAGATAAAGACGGAAATATATTAGATGAAAGCTTAGTACCACAAATAGAAAATGAGAAGCTTATTGAGATGTATAAAACTATGCTTTTAACTAGGTGCGCAGACAATAAAGCACTTCAACTGCAGAGACAGGGAAGAATGCTTACCTATGCACCAAACACAGGACAAGAAGCTGCTCAAGTGGGTTCAGCTGCTGCAATAGAAGAAAGGGATTGGCTGGTTCCTGCCTTTAGAGAACTTGGTGCATGGCTTTACAAAGGAATGTCTTTAGAAAAAGTGTATCTTTATTGGTTTGGAAATGAGTTTGGAAGCAAGCTTCCTGAAAACGTTAAGATGCTTCCGATAGCAGTTCCGATAGCAACCCAGTTTAATCATGCAGTTGGTCTTGCCATGGCTGCGAAGATAAGAGGTTTAGATGAAGTTTCTATAGCGTATATAGGTGATGGGGGAACTTCAGAGGGCGATTTTCACGAGGCGTTAAACTTTGCTGGAGTATTTAACTCCCCAGTAGTTTTTATAGTTCAAAACAACCAATATGCTATATCTGTTTCAAGAACCATCCAAACAAAATCAAAAACTATAGCCCAGAAGGCAACTGCTTACGGAATACCAGGAATACAGGTGGATGGAAATGATATCTTGGCTGTCCACGCTGCAACAAAGGAAGCTGTAGACAGAGCAAGGCGAGGGGAAGGACCTACGCTTATAGAGGCTTTAACCTATAGACTTGGAGCACACACAACCTCAGATGACCCAACAAGATATAGAGAAGACAGCGAGGTGGAGGAGTGGAAGGAAAAAGACCCTATGAAGAGGTTTAAGAAATATTTAATAGATAGAGGACTTTGGAGCGAGGAAAAAGATAAGGCTCAAATAGAAGAGTTTGAAAAGTATGCCTTAGAAGTATTTAAAAAGGTTGAAGCTTCTGGAGATACTGAACTTGAAGATATATTTAAATATCATTATTCGGATATGCCTAAGCATCTCGTTGAACAGTATGAAGAATACAAGGCATATTTGGAAGTGAAAGGAGGTAATTAG
- a CDS encoding alpha-ketoacid dehydrogenase subunit beta, with protein MALLNVIGAINQALDQEMARDNNIVVFGEDVGVEGGVFRATVDLQKKYGKDRCFDTPLAEAAIIGTAVGMAINGLKPIAEIQFSGFAFPGYDQIVSHVARMRNRSRGRFNLPMVIRMPHGGGIRALEHHSENLETLFGHIPGLKVVIPSTPYDAKGLLLSAIRDEDPVIFLEPTKIYRAFKQEVPEEDYVIPIGKAKIVKPGTDITVVTWGGYVRETEKAVKELEEEGISVELIDLRTISPIDKDTIIDSVKKTGRFVVVHEACKTYGPGAELISIVNEGAFLHLEAPPTRLAGFDITVPLPRGEHHYLLDAKRIAHGIRKVAKF; from the coding sequence ATGGCACTGCTTAATGTAATAGGAGCTATAAATCAAGCCCTAGATCAGGAGATGGCTAGAGATAATAATATAGTTGTATTTGGAGAAGACGTTGGAGTGGAAGGCGGGGTTTTTAGAGCTACCGTGGATCTCCAAAAGAAATATGGAAAAGACAGGTGTTTCGACACACCTCTGGCCGAGGCTGCCATTATAGGAACAGCAGTAGGTATGGCAATTAATGGACTTAAGCCTATAGCAGAAATCCAGTTTTCAGGCTTTGCTTTCCCAGGTTATGATCAAATAGTATCTCATGTTGCTCGTATGAGAAACAGGAGCAGAGGCAGATTTAATCTTCCTATGGTTATAAGAATGCCTCATGGAGGTGGTATAAGAGCATTAGAGCATCACTCAGAAAACCTTGAAACTTTATTTGGACATATTCCAGGGTTAAAGGTAGTTATTCCATCAACGCCTTACGATGCAAAAGGACTACTATTGTCCGCAATAAGAGATGAAGATCCTGTAATATTTTTAGAGCCGACTAAGATATACAGAGCCTTTAAGCAGGAGGTACCGGAAGAGGACTATGTTATTCCAATAGGTAAGGCAAAGATTGTTAAGCCTGGTACTGATATAACTGTAGTAACCTGGGGGGGTTATGTAAGAGAAACTGAAAAAGCAGTGAAAGAATTGGAGGAAGAAGGTATAAGTGTTGAATTGATAGACTTAAGAACAATATCTCCAATAGATAAGGATACAATTATTGATTCAGTTAAAAAGACAGGGCGATTTGTAGTAGTGCATGAAGCATGCAAAACCTATGGACCAGGAGCTGAACTTATATCAATAGTTAATGAAGGTGCCTTTTTACATCTTGAAGCACCTCCTACAAGACTAGCTGGCTTTGATATCACTGTACCTCTTCCAAGAGGAGAGCATCATTACTTGTTAGATGCTAAAAGAATTGCCCATGGTATTAGAAAAGTAGCTAAGTTCTAG